Proteins from a genomic interval of Fimbriimonadaceae bacterium:
- a CDS encoding thioredoxin family protein has product MKKIFAAVALLAVAAFATAADTWTNDYAKAVEMSKKSGKPILAFFTGSDWCGWCKKLNAEVLVTKEFATWAKSHVILLELDYPRAVKQSDSLKRQNQALQQKYKIQGYPTVLFLKADGKVIGEYGYDEGGPKKWIAKADKILKKA; this is encoded by the coding sequence ATGAAAAAGATCTTCGCCGCCGTAGCCCTGCTGGCCGTCGCCGCCTTCGCGACTGCCGCCGACACCTGGACCAACGATTACGCAAAGGCCGTCGAGATGTCCAAGAAGTCGGGCAAGCCGATCTTGGCGTTCTTCACCGGCAGCGATTGGTGCGGCTGGTGCAAGAAGCTGAACGCCGAGGTGCTGGTCACCAAGGAGTTCGCCACCTGGGCCAAATCGCACGTCATCCTTCTTGAGCTCGACTACCCGCGGGCCGTCAAGCAGAGCGATTCCTTGAAGCGCCAGAACCAAGCCCTGCAGCAGAAGTACAAGATCCAGGGTTACCCGACCGTCCTCTTCCTGAAGGCTGACGGTAAGGTCATCGGCGAGTACGGTTACGATGAGGGCGGCCCCAAGAAGTGGATCGCCAAGGCCGACAAGATTTTGAAGAAGGCCTGA
- a CDS encoding aromatic ring-hydroxylating dioxygenase subunit alpha: protein MRRFEVAEELCRASTLPSAFYTDPAVFEEAKEKVFARTWQWVSPAEAVKVPGQVFPFTLLEGCLDEPLLLTRDMDDTVRCLSNVCTHRGNLVCEGAGNERSLRCRYHGRRFGLDGKCTFMPEFEGVEGFPCPADDLQEVPLGLWRQFLFTSLAPQDALPDVFQAVEQRVGWMPVEQFVFAPSRARDYLVKAHWGLYVDNYLEGFHIPYIHAALNSTLDYGAYTTELFAHGNLQLGVAGDGEPCFDLPAGSPDHGRRIGAYYYWLFPNLMLNFYPWGLSVNVVRPLGPSLTKVSFLPFVWDEGKLDQGAGSALDRVEREDEAVVEMVQKGLRSRFYDRGRYSVQREGGVHQFHRMVAAAMERP, encoded by the coding sequence ATGCGTCGCTTTGAAGTCGCCGAGGAGTTGTGCCGTGCCTCGACTCTTCCGAGCGCGTTCTACACCGACCCGGCGGTGTTTGAAGAGGCCAAAGAAAAGGTCTTTGCCCGTACTTGGCAGTGGGTGTCACCGGCCGAGGCGGTCAAGGTCCCCGGGCAGGTTTTTCCCTTTACTCTCCTTGAAGGATGCCTCGACGAGCCTCTGCTCCTGACCCGCGACATGGACGACACAGTGAGGTGTCTGAGCAACGTCTGCACCCATCGCGGCAACCTGGTCTGCGAAGGCGCCGGGAACGAGCGCAGCCTGCGTTGCCGCTACCACGGTCGGCGGTTCGGGCTCGACGGGAAATGCACGTTCATGCCCGAGTTTGAGGGAGTGGAGGGGTTCCCTTGTCCCGCCGACGACCTCCAGGAAGTGCCGCTGGGCCTCTGGCGGCAATTCCTCTTCACCTCTCTGGCACCCCAGGACGCATTGCCGGACGTCTTCCAGGCGGTGGAACAGCGTGTCGGATGGATGCCGGTCGAGCAGTTCGTCTTCGCCCCTTCCCGCGCCCGCGACTACCTGGTCAAGGCGCACTGGGGGCTGTACGTCGACAACTACTTGGAAGGCTTCCACATCCCCTACATCCACGCGGCATTGAACTCGACCCTCGACTACGGGGCGTACACCACCGAGCTCTTCGCCCATGGCAACCTCCAGTTGGGGGTCGCCGGAGACGGTGAGCCCTGCTTCGACCTCCCCGCCGGGTCTCCCGACCACGGAAGGCGGATCGGGGCGTACTACTACTGGCTCTTCCCCAACCTGATGCTCAATTTCTATCCGTGGGGACTCTCGGTGAACGTCGTCCGCCCCCTCGGCCCCTCCCTCACCAAAGTCTCGTTTCTTCCGTTTGTCTGGGACGAGGGCAAGCTGGACCAGGGGGCCGGTTCCGCTCTGGACCGCGTCGAACGCGAGGACGAGGCGGTCGTCGAGATGGTCCAGAAGGGGTTGAGGTCCCGATTCTATGACCGGGGGCGGTACTCCGTCCAGCGTGAAGGCGGCGTCCACCAGTTCCACCGCATGGTCGCGGCGGCGATGGAGAGGCCATGA
- a CDS encoding TfoX/Sxy family protein: protein MADHTAVEKYAALCTALGEIRWRAMFGGHCLYCDGLVFAIVDDGKLWIKVDAENARAFDEAGAAPFTYPLKDGTLQEMRYRLCPDTSSAEAVEPWASLGVDAARRAAARKGKKKPKK, encoded by the coding sequence ATGGCCGACCACACTGCCGTCGAGAAGTACGCCGCCCTTTGCACGGCCCTGGGAGAGATCCGATGGCGGGCTATGTTCGGCGGACACTGCCTCTATTGCGACGGCTTGGTTTTCGCCATCGTCGACGACGGGAAACTCTGGATCAAAGTCGACGCGGAGAATGCCAGGGCCTTCGACGAAGCCGGGGCCGCCCCTTTCACCTATCCTCTCAAGGACGGGACACTGCAGGAGATGCGGTACCGCCTCTGCCCCGACACATCGTCGGCCGAGGCCGTCGAGCCGTGGGCCAGTCTCGGGGTCGACGCGGCCCGCCGTGCGGCTGCCCGGAAGGGGAAGAAGAAGCCCAAGAAGTAG
- a CDS encoding prepilin-type N-terminal cleavage/methylation domain-containing protein, whose translation MKRKKRAFTLIELLVVIAIIAILAAILFPVFAQAKMSAKTAAGLSNVKQLAVSNQLYYADYDDTRMGRQQIDDSTCMSYRQLTDPYAKSSEIFTDPVNPLARYYEGFSDQAIRNVICPVTSAPIGNLKRYRRGYDWVNLFGARGNGGYWDGHGLSLSAVDAPASTGDIAEASNLFADLGPFAVWHTPVDDDTSWLGAGIAPVTGGGWNNGNGGKYGGKAMNVAYLDGHAKRTSYSSMCGPWMSVTAPGGTVTVTDPAYKTFWNFSIDEINATGQGWMAGAVEQYCQTLPNEFK comes from the coding sequence ATGAAACGAAAGAAACGAGCCTTTACCCTCATTGAGCTGCTGGTGGTCATCGCGATCATCGCGATCCTGGCGGCCATCCTGTTCCCCGTCTTCGCCCAGGCGAAGATGTCAGCGAAGACTGCCGCGGGTCTGTCCAACGTCAAGCAGTTGGCGGTCAGCAACCAGCTCTACTACGCTGACTACGACGACACCCGCATGGGACGCCAGCAGATCGACGACAGCACGTGCATGAGCTACCGTCAACTGACCGACCCCTATGCCAAGAGCTCCGAGATCTTCACAGATCCTGTCAACCCGCTCGCCCGCTACTACGAGGGCTTCTCCGACCAAGCGATCCGCAACGTGATCTGCCCCGTGACCTCGGCGCCGATCGGCAACCTCAAGCGGTACCGCCGCGGCTACGACTGGGTCAACCTCTTCGGCGCCCGCGGTAACGGCGGGTATTGGGACGGCCACGGCCTCAGCCTGAGCGCGGTGGACGCCCCGGCGTCCACCGGTGACATCGCCGAAGCCAGCAACCTCTTCGCCGACCTTGGCCCGTTCGCCGTCTGGCACACGCCGGTCGACGACGACACCTCGTGGCTCGGCGCGGGCATCGCCCCGGTGACCGGCGGCGGATGGAACAACGGCAACGGCGGCAAGTACGGTGGAAAGGCGATGAACGTCGCCTACCTCGACGGCCATGCCAAGCGGACGAGCTACTCGTCGATGTGCGGCCCGTGGATGTCCGTCACCGCACCGGGTGGCACCGTGACGGTCACCGACCCCGCCTACAAGACCTTCTGGAACTTCTCGATCGACGAAATCAACGCGACGGGCCAAGGTTGGATGGCCGGCGCGGTCGAGCAGTACTGCCAGACCTTGCCGAACGAGTTCAAGTAA
- a CDS encoding amidohydrolase — MPTLRERVLADHAYITEIRHDLHQHPELMYEEHRTSGVVRRELEKVGVQFVGGLAKGTGVLGYLPATEPEGAKTVALRADMDALPIHEETGLPYASQTAGKMHACGHDGHTANLIGVVRALAGEAHRRNHTLFVFQPAEEGGAGGDLICKEGALDGSVLGPKADVVYGLHGWPEVRAGEIQTRTGPLLAATDDYRVTVKGRGGHAAAPHLAKDPVVATAHILTALQTIASRSVDPLDSIVFTVGAVNGGTAHNIIPESMKFVGTMRTLKPETRVLGRSRFYEVVEAVATAFGCTADIDWNVGYPVTANDPWATDRFRTVCRDVVGADNLREKETPVMGGEDFSFYGAYAPASFFLVGLRRPGDDSPASVHTPRFDFNDAVLPQSIEIMCRLALDEVSP; from the coding sequence ATGCCGACCTTGCGCGAGCGTGTCCTGGCCGACCACGCCTACATCACCGAGATCCGCCACGACCTGCACCAGCATCCCGAACTGATGTACGAAGAGCACCGCACCAGCGGGGTCGTGCGCCGGGAGTTGGAGAAAGTCGGGGTGCAGTTTGTCGGCGGGCTCGCCAAGGGCACGGGCGTCCTCGGCTACTTGCCGGCGACCGAGCCCGAAGGGGCCAAGACGGTCGCTCTCCGGGCGGACATGGACGCACTGCCGATCCACGAGGAGACCGGACTGCCGTACGCGAGCCAGACTGCCGGCAAGATGCACGCCTGCGGCCACGACGGCCACACTGCCAACCTGATCGGCGTGGTGAGGGCCCTGGCCGGCGAGGCCCACCGACGTAACCACACCCTCTTTGTGTTCCAGCCCGCCGAGGAGGGCGGGGCGGGCGGCGACCTTATCTGCAAGGAGGGTGCCCTCGACGGATCGGTCCTTGGCCCAAAGGCCGACGTGGTGTACGGGCTGCACGGGTGGCCCGAGGTCCGGGCTGGCGAGATCCAGACGCGCACCGGCCCGCTCCTTGCGGCGACCGACGACTACCGCGTGACGGTCAAGGGGCGGGGGGGTCACGCCGCCGCGCCTCACCTGGCCAAAGACCCCGTCGTCGCGACCGCGCACATCTTGACCGCATTGCAGACGATCGCCTCCCGCAGCGTCGACCCTCTAGACTCGATCGTTTTCACCGTCGGCGCGGTGAACGGGGGCACCGCCCACAACATCATCCCCGAGTCGATGAAGTTTGTCGGGACGATGCGGACACTGAAGCCGGAGACCCGGGTCCTCGGGCGGTCTCGGTTCTATGAGGTCGTTGAGGCCGTGGCCACCGCGTTCGGATGCACCGCCGACATCGACTGGAACGTCGGCTATCCGGTCACCGCCAACGACCCTTGGGCGACCGACCGGTTCCGCACGGTCTGCCGTGACGTGGTCGGGGCCGACAACCTCCGCGAGAAGGAGACGCCGGTCATGGGGGGCGAGGACTTCAGTTTCTATGGCGCCTATGCGCCTGCCTCGTTCTTCCTCGTCGGCCTACGGCGGCCAGGAGACGATAGCCCGGCCAGCGTCCACACCCCACGGTTTGACTTCAATGACGCGGTGTTGCCCCAGTCGATCGAGATCATGTGCCGCCTGGCCCTTGACGAAGTGTCCCCTTAG
- a CDS encoding aminotransferase class V-fold PLP-dependent enzyme yields MNLPPGPMDAAYVERHVNPLFTRVLARNEVYLANHSLGRPLDRTEADVQEGVASWYGEMDSAWDAWMAESDSWRAGVADLVGLPSGDAVVPRASCGQALRAVLNSFPTGRRVNVVTTDVEFDSIDFVLRSYHEAGRADVRFVASGRQGGAPWVDVGQLVEAVTPGTDLVVVSAVVFMTGQVVSGLDTLVHECQARGTQVLVDAYHAVGVLPYAVGQADFAMGGSYKYLRGGPGCCWLAVHPRHLASGGPRTLDTGWFAKADTFGYARPEKTERKPGGDGWLESTPAVLPVFQARAGLEFTRQIGPDRLRDHGLRMSRRLRAKFLDAGIPVLGGEDADQFGAFVCVGHPAPSSAAQEMRENGVNTDARGAFVRFGPDILTTDDELDVAVRVAAKVWR; encoded by the coding sequence TTGAACCTGCCCCCGGGGCCGATGGACGCCGCGTATGTCGAGCGCCACGTCAACCCCCTGTTCACGAGGGTGCTGGCCCGAAACGAGGTGTATCTGGCCAACCACTCCCTGGGCCGTCCCCTCGACCGCACCGAGGCGGACGTCCAGGAGGGTGTCGCCTCCTGGTACGGGGAGATGGACTCCGCGTGGGACGCGTGGATGGCGGAGTCGGACTCGTGGCGGGCTGGCGTGGCCGACTTGGTCGGGCTCCCTTCTGGGGACGCGGTCGTCCCGCGGGCCAGCTGCGGCCAGGCCCTTCGGGCGGTGTTGAACTCGTTCCCCACCGGACGCCGGGTCAATGTCGTCACCACCGACGTCGAGTTCGACAGCATCGACTTTGTCCTCCGGTCGTACCACGAGGCCGGTCGGGCCGACGTGCGGTTCGTGGCCTCCGGTCGCCAGGGTGGGGCCCCGTGGGTGGACGTCGGACAATTGGTCGAGGCGGTCACGCCAGGCACCGACCTCGTCGTCGTCAGCGCGGTGGTCTTCATGACCGGCCAGGTCGTCTCCGGCTTGGACACCCTCGTCCATGAATGCCAAGCGCGGGGGACCCAGGTGCTCGTCGACGCCTACCATGCGGTCGGCGTCTTGCCCTATGCCGTCGGCCAGGCCGACTTTGCCATGGGTGGATCCTACAAGTACCTACGGGGAGGCCCCGGTTGTTGCTGGCTGGCCGTGCACCCACGCCACCTGGCGTCAGGCGGCCCCCGGACCCTGGACACGGGATGGTTTGCCAAGGCCGACACGTTCGGTTACGCCCGGCCCGAGAAGACGGAGCGCAAGCCGGGCGGGGACGGATGGCTGGAGTCGACCCCAGCCGTATTGCCCGTGTTTCAGGCACGGGCAGGGCTGGAGTTCACCCGGCAGATCGGTCCCGACCGGTTGAGAGATCACGGTCTTAGGATGTCCCGTCGGTTGCGGGCCAAGTTTCTGGATGCCGGCATTCCCGTCTTGGGCGGGGAGGACGCCGACCAGTTCGGAGCATTTGTCTGTGTGGGCCACCCTGCGCCGTCGTCGGCAGCCCAGGAGATGAGGGAGAACGGGGTCAACACCGACGCTCGCGGGGCGTTCGTCCGGTTCGGGCCCGACATCCTCACGACCGACGACGAACTCGACGTCGCGGTGCGCGTGGCGGCGAAAGTCTGGAGGTAA
- a CDS encoding tryptophan 7-halogenase — MRCDVAIIGGGPGGSTLGSFLRRYGQGLDVRIFERDKFPRDHVGESQLPLTSHFLAEMGCWHKVEAADFPVKVGATYKWGVTNELWDFDFIPPARLADMQRPGDFEGPRQFTAFQVDRAVYDKILLDHAAELGCTVYEETKVTKVAREGDRVTHLTLDSGETVEAKHYIDASGHVGVLRRALDVPVEVPTSLQNIAVWDYWQNADWAESIGVGGTRIQIMSVGFGWLWFIPLGPTRTSVGLVMPAEYYKKSGKRPEELYTEALAMEDRIAALMRDAVSEGKFTTTKDWSFLARRLYGENWFLVGESAGFADPILSAGLTITHAAGREAAFTILELERGQEDPTWLKNEYERLQFNRVRNHIRFADYWYSANAQFKDLQDFTKEVAEMNGLDLAPDKAWAWLAQGGFIDDDLTAGRATYSVSAIKGLGQHLSPLDVTDPLSTNNVFTLALDESEIIERARYVEGEVRRYQAYFRNGRMFPLEGPYILIHDVLQKYQKLPEIGAEIRRVASLNPDNQHFQKFILGQVTVALEALIHSGWVVPSYDPSLPLFPRDTEFKNMHWHIDLDNPVRMSKEVAKST, encoded by the coding sequence ATGCGTTGCGACGTGGCGATCATCGGAGGCGGGCCGGGCGGTAGCACTTTGGGCTCGTTCCTGAGGCGGTATGGCCAAGGGCTGGACGTCCGCATCTTCGAGCGGGACAAGTTCCCCCGCGACCATGTCGGCGAAAGCCAGTTGCCGCTCACGTCCCACTTCCTTGCCGAGATGGGTTGCTGGCACAAGGTCGAGGCGGCAGACTTCCCCGTGAAGGTGGGGGCGACCTATAAGTGGGGCGTCACCAACGAGCTGTGGGACTTTGACTTTATCCCGCCCGCCCGCTTGGCCGACATGCAGCGGCCCGGAGACTTCGAAGGGCCACGCCAGTTCACCGCATTCCAGGTCGACCGCGCGGTGTACGACAAGATCCTTCTCGACCACGCGGCCGAGTTGGGGTGCACCGTCTATGAGGAGACGAAGGTGACCAAGGTCGCCCGCGAGGGCGACCGCGTCACCCACCTGACCCTGGACTCAGGCGAGACCGTCGAGGCCAAGCACTACATCGACGCCTCAGGGCATGTCGGGGTGCTCCGTCGCGCGCTCGATGTGCCCGTCGAGGTCCCCACCAGCCTGCAGAACATTGCGGTCTGGGATTACTGGCAGAACGCCGACTGGGCTGAGTCGATCGGGGTCGGCGGCACGCGCATCCAAATCATGAGCGTCGGATTCGGATGGCTGTGGTTCATCCCCCTCGGCCCGACGCGCACCAGCGTCGGACTGGTCATGCCGGCCGAGTACTACAAGAAGTCCGGCAAACGTCCAGAAGAACTCTACACCGAGGCCTTGGCCATGGAGGACCGCATCGCCGCCCTGATGCGCGACGCGGTGAGCGAAGGCAAGTTCACCACCACGAAGGACTGGTCGTTTTTGGCCCGACGCCTCTATGGGGAGAATTGGTTCTTGGTGGGCGAGTCGGCGGGCTTTGCCGACCCGATCCTGTCGGCGGGCCTGACCATCACCCACGCGGCGGGCCGGGAGGCCGCTTTCACGATCCTTGAGTTGGAACGCGGGCAAGAGGACCCCACGTGGCTCAAGAACGAGTACGAACGGCTCCAGTTCAACCGCGTGCGCAACCACATCCGGTTCGCCGACTACTGGTACTCGGCCAACGCCCAGTTCAAAGACCTCCAGGACTTCACCAAGGAGGTCGCGGAGATGAACGGCCTGGACTTGGCCCCGGACAAAGCTTGGGCGTGGCTGGCCCAGGGCGGGTTCATCGACGACGACCTCACCGCCGGCCGGGCGACGTACTCTGTCTCGGCGATCAAGGGCCTGGGCCAGCACCTCTCGCCCCTGGACGTCACCGACCCATTGAGCACGAACAATGTGTTCACTCTCGCTCTAGACGAGTCCGAGATCATCGAGCGTGCGCGTTATGTGGAGGGCGAAGTCCGACGCTATCAAGCTTATTTCCGCAACGGCCGGATGTTCCCTCTCGAAGGCCCGTACATCTTGATCCATGATGTGCTGCAAAAGTATCAGAAGCTCCCTGAGATCGGCGCCGAGATCAGGCGCGTCGCAAGCCTCAATCCCGACAACCAGCATTTCCAGAAGTTCATCTTGGGACAGGTGACCGTCGCGTTGGAGGCTCTCATCCATTCGGGCTGGGTCGTCCCCTCTTATGATCCAAGCCTACCGCTCTTTCCGCGGGACACTGAGTTCAAAAACATGCACTGGCACATTGATCTTGACAACCCCGTCCGGATGAGTAAAGAAGTCGCCAAGAGCACATAA
- a CDS encoding family 10 glycosylhydrolase encodes MAILPWRSLPQFTEPSFAYRAARDRGLQGRLLWIDGTANIDLVADRARLGRFMKQAKDVGFNTVVYDIKPIVGRTLYPSEFAAPLTSWKGVAFPPGYNPLAEVLQAGHHVGLNVCVSMNAFSEGHSYAKAAVGKPDSPFGDAGPGYRWPERQAVVLRSEPDPMDPTKAAYTFRPSGAVQNQIPLMMNPFDQLVRDHVLVMVDEVARGYPIDGLLFDDRLRFTGLDGGFSPEARSALERKVGAVAWPEDVYTVRHQPDKSTTIIPGKYFQDWLVVRAEAVKSFVTRARAVLKRARPAASFGVYAGSSYGHYYKFGSNYGSPDNRAGFPFLTSDYRKAGFAPWLDLLVTGCYYPTPTVASAQASGKPVGFTVEAGALVSVAAAYDATWTYAGVMLTDYTDRPAALETALRAATTNSEGVMVFDASHGIDKFWPVFAKVFAKPAKAPHNVPGLIDKVRRARLRADRRGEAVWNFPMLDGQADAGF; translated from the coding sequence ATGGCAATCCTGCCATGGCGCAGCCTGCCCCAGTTCACCGAGCCGAGCTTTGCCTATCGCGCCGCGCGCGACCGCGGGTTGCAGGGCAGGCTCCTCTGGATCGACGGCACCGCGAACATCGACTTGGTCGCCGACCGGGCAAGGCTCGGCCGGTTTATGAAGCAGGCGAAGGACGTCGGGTTCAACACCGTGGTGTACGACATCAAGCCGATCGTCGGCCGCACGCTCTACCCGTCAGAGTTCGCCGCCCCCCTGACCTCTTGGAAGGGCGTCGCGTTCCCTCCCGGATACAACCCGCTGGCCGAGGTCTTGCAGGCCGGGCACCACGTCGGCCTCAATGTCTGCGTCTCGATGAACGCGTTCAGTGAAGGGCACAGTTACGCGAAGGCGGCGGTGGGGAAGCCTGACAGCCCGTTTGGTGACGCCGGGCCGGGTTACCGGTGGCCGGAACGACAGGCCGTCGTCCTTCGGTCAGAACCCGATCCGATGGACCCGACGAAGGCGGCCTACACGTTCCGGCCCTCGGGCGCCGTGCAAAACCAGATCCCCCTGATGATGAACCCGTTTGACCAATTGGTCAGAGACCATGTCCTGGTCATGGTCGACGAGGTGGCCCGGGGCTACCCCATCGACGGCCTGCTCTTCGACGACCGGCTCCGGTTCACCGGCCTTGACGGCGGGTTCAGCCCCGAGGCAAGGTCCGCCCTCGAGAGAAAGGTCGGTGCGGTGGCATGGCCGGAGGACGTCTACACCGTCCGCCACCAACCGGACAAGTCGACGACGATCATCCCCGGCAAGTACTTCCAGGACTGGCTGGTGGTCCGGGCCGAGGCGGTCAAGTCGTTTGTGACACGCGCCCGGGCCGTGCTCAAGCGAGCCCGTCCCGCTGCCTCCTTCGGCGTCTACGCCGGCTCGTCATACGGGCACTACTACAAGTTCGGCAGCAATTACGGGTCGCCCGACAACCGGGCGGGATTCCCGTTCCTCACCAGCGACTACCGTAAGGCCGGGTTCGCCCCGTGGCTCGACCTCCTCGTCACCGGGTGCTACTATCCGACCCCCACCGTCGCCTCGGCCCAGGCCAGCGGCAAGCCGGTCGGCTTCACCGTGGAGGCGGGGGCCCTCGTCAGTGTCGCCGCCGCCTATGACGCCACGTGGACGTACGCAGGCGTCATGCTGACGGACTACACCGACCGTCCCGCCGCACTGGAGACCGCTCTCCGCGCGGCGACGACGAACAGCGAAGGCGTCATGGTCTTCGACGCTTCCCACGGGATCGACAAGTTTTGGCCGGTCTTCGCCAAGGTCTTCGCCAAGCCAGCCAAGGCGCCCCACAACGTGCCCGGACTCATCGACAAAGTCCGCCGGGCCCGCTTGAGGGCCGACCGGCGCGGTGAGGCGGTCTGGAACTTCCCCATGCTGGACGGCCAGGCCGACGCCGGGTTCTAA
- a CDS encoding DUF423 domain-containing protein produces MRAAAGVAFANLALAVMLGAFGTHALQERLAPDQLQVWRVGQSYHMGVAVAVLALFGMPFLTDKAKRGGAWALLAGTVLFAGSLYALALGAPRVAGAITPIGGATWIVTLLVLAVAAVRDKGKK; encoded by the coding sequence ATGAGGGCGGCGGCCGGCGTGGCCTTCGCTAACCTGGCTTTGGCGGTGATGTTGGGCGCCTTCGGCACCCACGCGCTCCAGGAACGTCTTGCCCCCGACCAACTCCAGGTGTGGCGGGTCGGCCAGAGCTACCACATGGGTGTCGCGGTCGCGGTGCTCGCCCTGTTCGGCATGCCCTTTCTGACGGACAAGGCGAAGCGGGGCGGCGCATGGGCGCTCTTGGCCGGGACCGTGCTCTTTGCCGGAAGCTTGTATGCCCTGGCCCTCGGTGCACCCCGTGTCGCCGGCGCCATCACGCCGATCGGTGGGGCGACTTGGATTGTCACCCTCCTTGTCTTGGCGGTGGCGGCGGTCCGTGACAAGGGCAAAAAATAG
- a CDS encoding tryptophan 2,3-dioxygenase yields MRRRHVWNGMGSRPLEPTIETDFTGRLDYSGYLCLDSLLGAQKTLSDPPHHDELLFIIQHQTSELWLKLVVHELRAARRSVQEDDLGPSFKVLARVKQVQRMLFEQWAVLETLTPTEYAQFRGVLGRASGFQSHQYRLVEFLLGNKDADAVSVFRHRPEVYDELQTELNSPSVYDEFLRLLARRGFDLPAEAVDRDWSRPYASHPAVVAAFKRVYDDPARHWDAYEMAEKLVDVEEYFLLWRYRHLKTVERIIGFKMGTGGSSGARFLEQALKIRLFPELWDVRTEIGR; encoded by the coding sequence GTGCGCAGAAGGCACGTCTGGAACGGTATGGGCTCGCGCCCCCTCGAACCGACGATCGAGACCGACTTCACCGGCCGGCTCGACTACAGCGGATACCTCTGTCTCGACAGTCTTCTCGGTGCGCAGAAGACCTTGAGCGACCCGCCCCATCACGACGAGTTGCTCTTCATCATCCAGCACCAGACGAGCGAACTCTGGCTCAAGCTTGTCGTGCACGAACTCCGCGCCGCCCGACGGTCGGTCCAGGAGGACGACCTTGGGCCAAGCTTCAAGGTCCTTGCCCGGGTGAAACAAGTCCAGCGGATGCTCTTTGAGCAGTGGGCCGTCCTGGAGACGTTGACCCCCACCGAGTACGCCCAGTTCCGGGGTGTCTTGGGTCGGGCGAGCGGCTTCCAGTCGCACCAGTACCGGCTCGTCGAGTTCCTGCTCGGTAACAAGGACGCCGACGCTGTCAGCGTCTTCCGACACCGGCCCGAGGTCTACGACGAGCTCCAGACGGAGTTGAATTCGCCCAGCGTCTACGACGAGTTTCTGCGCCTCCTCGCCCGTCGGGGGTTTGACTTGCCTGCGGAGGCCGTGGACCGGGACTGGAGCCGACCGTACGCCTCGCATCCTGCCGTCGTGGCCGCCTTCAAGCGGGTGTACGACGACCCCGCCCGACATTGGGACGCCTACGAAATGGCGGAGAAGCTGGTCGACGTCGAGGAGTACTTCCTTCTTTGGCGGTACCGGCACCTGAAGACGGTGGAGCGGATCATCGGGTTCAAGATGGGCACGGGAGGGAGTTCGGGGGCCCGGTTCCTGGAGCAAGCCCTCAAGATCCGCCTGTTCCCCGAGCTGTGGGACGTGCGGACGGAGATCGGTCGTTGA